The DNA window AGGTTTGGGCACCTCTGGCCAAACTgcatgttttgttgattttctaagtgaaaagaagttaacaaCCTCTGtagcggaaaaaaaaaacttaaacatgacatatttctgcatattttaatgcacagttactatttatttgctgaatttaacagattgaaaaaaataaaatgtttaagtttGTTCCCTGCAGAGGTTGTGTTgacttcttttcacttagaaaatcaacaaaacatgtaatttggccaggggtgcccaaaTTGTTGCATACGACTTGTAAattcataaaatgttttattaaccaTAATAAATACTAATagtgttttatttgtgttttgttttaatgtaataGTTAGATCAATGTTAAAATGATAATACTGAAATCACttaaaataattgagaaattaaAAGgacatttctttctctttttatttcaaGCTGCTTTATCTTGGACGGGAATACCCCAAAGGTGCAGATTACTTCCGAGATCGCCTCAAGACAgccttcttaaaaaataaagatgtcaCGGACCCGGAAAAGATCAAACAGTTGGTAGCTCGTGGTGAGCATGTTATCAAGGAGTTGGAGGCTTTGTACTACCTGAGAAAGTACAGAGCCATGAAGCAACGCTACTATGAGGAGACTAAGAATTAAGCCATCACAGTGGACTTAAAAAATGATATTGCTCTTGCCACAAAAGGATCACTGGACATCATTTCGTACGGCATTACTTTGAATTGTCTTGGAAATATGGGACTGAAATCACTTTCCTTTACCATCCAGAGTGCTTTAGTTTTTGGTGCTTTATATGAATGTGGCATTAGTTAAGGTGTGTGGCATGCACAAAATATGTATGATGACTGTAAGATCATGTTTGCAGGTTCACAAAGGGGGATTTGATTATATATATGGAATCTAAATGCCAGGAAGTACACTGTAATAGAAGTGCTGTTGAAATGCTACATTAGAGTATAAAATCTGCAAAACATTTAGAGATCCTATATACCTTTTCAACAAGGAAATCAGTGTGTCCAGATGCTGGTAATGGGCCATCTGTAACAAATACAGTGAATTTTAATTTATCACGTAGAGATGGATCACAAATCTTTAGTCATTCTCTACgctttttgtactgtacatgaacagaGTAATGTAGTATTAAAAACAGACCTTTACCGACTGCAACCACATTGATTTATAGAAATTAATTTTTGGAAATCTTTGACATGACAAAGGCAGATGGGTTTTAATATggaacaataaaatgtttttatatcaataaattaAAGATTTACTCCAGTTTACACACCCCTGTTTAGCACTATTAATTAAACACTAAATTCAATACCGGAGATCTCTGCAAGCATTCTGGTACTGACACACAAGTAATACCAAAATATTCACACAGTATTGTAGGCACACATATACACTACACCACAAACTTAAAACTAAAAATTCAATGGCAGTGATGTTGTACCACGCATTTTGAAATCCTAATTCGGTTTATAATTTTGtgataaaacaaatacatatttGAGACCTTAAGGATTTTATGGattaataaaatttaattaaagaaaatgtaaaatactggGGTATTTCCATTAATGTTTGGATAACTCATACATAAGCAAAGTAACAGCTTTGTTTGCAATGATCAAATGTGCCTGACTCCATCAATGAGGCTACCCAAAAAGCTAATGTTATTAAACTCTtgtgatttcagtttttttaactcTACACACCTCAACAAATACTCCTTTATTGGTTTACTATACTGACAGTAACCATATACCGTAATAGAAAAGCAATTCCTACGTGACACTATTCCTACACACTATGAAGAACACCCAAACTTTCTCAAGAACAGTACTTTAATCCATATTTGTTTTACCAAAAAATCAACCATGGTAATTTTACAATAGATTTTCTCACAAATGTTTAGGGTTTTAATTACACATTACAagcatgcagtttttaaatgtttattcttGCATCACACTTTAAAACAGACCACATTATAAAGTATTTGGAACATTGCACATGAATGTACACTTGagtaaaaatgtcaaaaactaGAATACAAAAGTGTTGCAATAGCGAGGTATCAGTTATCTTTTTCAGAACTGTCCACCATCCACTGGTATAAATTGAGTTAAGGCTGGTGTCTTACACTGATGAGGTTAAAACCCAGAAATTCTTCCGTGTCACAAGTCACATAATTGTAACATCCACTCTGCAAACAGGACAACTTGCATTTTCCTGGAgaagagaaattatttttttaatgataatgtTTATTGACCTGCTAGTAAATACCAATAAAGCGCTAAACAAATACTGAAGTGATCAGTAATTTATAGTAATTCATTACCAAACAATAATGTAGGAAAATCGACCAAAGTCCCTGAGAACTAGAGAATGTGGGTACTTTCAACTCAATGCTcaatgaaaaacaagttttcaagCCATGTCATAAAATCCACTTTGACTTCAGCTCTCCAGGTTTAAGTGACTGATAGCCTactcttctttttaatttagcttAATTAAGGTAGATAGATCCTTAAGTAATCAGTGTGTTTGTTGAAAAGACAATAGGTCTGTTCACATTTATTAATTAGCTGAATAATTTAGCAGAACGACACTGTTGTGCTGAAATAGTCAAGTTTTAATCTGGAAAAAACAGGTGATGTATAAGGCTACCAAACAACCACTTGTTAATTCCAACCACTTCCATGCCTTTAGTAGAACAGCATATGCCATGTGTACGCACCatggttttttttaacaaaaaaaaattccaaaggCCTGGGGGAATTCCCCATTATCAGTGGAAAGACGTCCATGTGACATCACTCACATGTGAGTCATGATGCCCTCTGAAGGTGTGATGACTCAAGATCGTCTTTGTTAATATTTCCGTATGCTGGAGTGCAGTGACCTGATGGCAGTCTTGCATGCACCCTTTGACAAAGCCGTAGAATGTGGCTTCTCTAGCATTCCAGCATTCTTCCCAATCATTAAAACAATACTCCAAAAGACCTGAGGAAGTTTCAATTGAGGTTACAAGATGTTTTCACAAAATAGTTACAAAACGCAGACCGCCAAGTCAAaaatgaacagagaagattCAAAGCCACATTCGAAAGAGTTCTGTAACTCCTCAGGTCTAAAGAAGCCTTTCAAAGAAGGAAAGCGCATACCTTCAACCAGCGATCAATACATTTTGCGTGGTAATCATGAAGACACGGAAGCACCCTGAGCTGTTCCCCCTCCCTGTAGTCAGAGAAGCAGATCTGACACCTGGAAAATGAAAAGGTGTTTTACACGCGTACAGTATATACCGCGATTCACATTTCCACAGGCTGCAAGGGCAACTAAAAAAGCATCGAAGTGTAGCAAATATCCAGGTGTTCACAAACTAGCGCAGAGGAGCAGAGGAAAAACTACCCAGGAATGAATGCACAGCAAACGGATATCGAAGTGCGATTACTTTCTCATTCACATCTGTACAAACGTGGGGCTCTCGAGCTTCAAGGGAGACATGAACAGAACAGGACGTTGATGTTATTTTCTTGAATGAAGCACCTTGTGAAAAATAAGATTTGGCTTTGAACACAACACTACACAGTTCTGCGTAACCTTCTGATTTCCCAATGACTCCGATTTGCCGTGGTGTAGGTGGAGCTTTTCCTTCTGAACCACAAACTCCAAATCAAATCCCCATTATGGTGGCAGGACACATGTTACTGTAGGAGGCTCTTTTTTTACACATGTAGCCCACTTCACATCATTGAAATATACCACACCACAACCCTTAAGACAAGGGCTGCTAACCTTGGTAGCGTGACTAAAATGCTAACCTCATGCTCGTTTAGTCTAACAATCTTAAATTTCCGTCTTATTCAGTGAAGTAACGTCTCACTTCTCCACCACACCTGTGAGGCTGTGGGGCTGCTGGAGCAGAATGTTTGCTCTACATCCCTGGTTGATACAGTGAGCTCCTTCCTACTGCTTTGTAAAATAAACTAGTCCAAGTTCCCCTTGACGCTCGCAGTGTATCTGTGACGGAGAGGGCTGGGGAGCAGTCTTCATCTGGAActgccaggtggatgctgcacattggtggtggtggaggggagtccccattacctgtaaagcgctttgagtggagtgtccagaaaaagagctattattattattattattattattattattattattacgctGTGGTGCAAGATCAGAACCGGTTAGCTGCAGTGCTGATCGGGGAGGGTAGATAAAGCGCTGACAAATCACCAGCAAGACGAATTTACTCCACACCAGTGAAGGCTTATGAAATTCCAGGATGCTGCCAAGAAAGAAGGTCTGCAATGACTGGGGCCCAATCCAAGGGAAACATGCTTCCCACTCACGGCAGAAAATACACGATTCTGCACACT is part of the Lepisosteus oculatus isolate fLepOcu1 chromosome 7, fLepOcu1.hap2, whole genome shotgun sequence genome and encodes:
- the lyrm5b gene encoding electron transfer flavoprotein regulatory factor 1, coding for MASPLRGEVVRLYKNLLYLGREYPKGADYFRDRLKTAFLKNKDVTDPEKIKQLVARGEHVIKELEALYYLRKYRAMKQRYYEETKN